In one Hymenobacter sp. DG25B genomic region, the following are encoded:
- the mtgA gene encoding monofunctional biosynthetic peptidoglycan transglycosylase has translation MTEFSKKWRQALRIGLQVAASILLTTVVWVLLYRWVAPPATWLMLERRAHRPAGNYQGLVEDRKIRYSFVSMEEVSPQVPLAMVAAEDQRFLQHHGFDMDAITKAAKRNMGNGKRLVGGSTITQQVAKNVFLWNGRSYLRKGAEAYFTVLIEVLWSKRRILEMYLNVAEMGDCTFGVEAAAQRYFHKSAAQLNKAEAALLAGILPNPLRFRASNPGPAARAKQYRVMRNMSRLGGTRFVQPVLED, from the coding sequence TTGACTGAGTTTTCAAAAAAATGGCGGCAGGCCCTGCGTATTGGCCTGCAGGTAGCCGCCTCCATCTTGCTGACCACGGTGGTGTGGGTGCTGCTGTACCGCTGGGTAGCGCCTCCGGCCACCTGGCTTATGCTGGAGCGCCGGGCCCACCGCCCCGCCGGTAACTACCAGGGCCTGGTAGAGGATCGGAAAATTCGCTACTCGTTTGTTTCCATGGAGGAAGTGTCGCCGCAGGTGCCGCTGGCCATGGTGGCCGCCGAGGACCAGCGTTTCCTGCAGCATCATGGGTTTGATATGGATGCCATTACCAAAGCCGCCAAGCGCAATATGGGCAACGGCAAGCGTCTGGTAGGCGGCAGCACCATTACGCAGCAGGTAGCCAAGAATGTGTTTCTATGGAATGGGCGCAGCTACCTGCGTAAAGGCGCCGAAGCCTATTTCACGGTGCTGATTGAGGTGCTGTGGAGCAAGCGCCGCATTCTGGAAATGTACCTGAACGTGGCCGAAATGGGCGACTGTACTTTTGGGGTTGAAGCCGCTGCGCAGCGCTACTTTCACAAATCGGCAGCCCAGCTGAATAAGGCCGAGGCGGCGCTACTGGCGGGTATTCTGCCGAATCCCTTACGCTTTAGGGCCAGCAACCCCGGCCCGGCGGCCCGCGCCAAGCAATACCGGGTGATGCGCAATATGAGCCGGCTGGGCGGGACACGCTTTGTGCAGCCGGTGCTGGAAGATTAA
- a CDS encoding DUF4199 domain-containing protein, with the protein MSDVRITPENNGIRYGLYTAAAMLVYFLIATLLGYADRIELSYLNALIMAVGICAAIARFKRARDGRIAYLQGFGTGILTAIVASVAFGFCFIIYVIINPGLMDQLRASDLFGFDLSVTIAFLAIILQGAMSGVIISLIAMQYFKSPDHMPMEGVE; encoded by the coding sequence ATGAGCGACGTTCGGATTACACCGGAAAACAATGGAATTCGATATGGCCTGTACACGGCTGCGGCCATGCTGGTTTACTTCCTCATAGCCACCTTGCTGGGGTATGCCGACCGGATTGAGCTAAGCTACCTGAACGCGCTGATAATGGCCGTGGGCATCTGTGCCGCTATTGCGCGCTTTAAACGGGCGCGTGATGGGCGTATTGCCTATCTGCAGGGATTTGGAACGGGCATTCTCACAGCCATTGTGGCGTCCGTGGCTTTTGGGTTTTGCTTTATCATCTACGTCATCATCAACCCAGGCCTCATGGATCAGCTGCGGGCCAGCGACCTGTTCGGCTTTGATTTGTCGGTGACCATAGCTTTCCTGGCTATTATCCTGCAGGGTGCCATGTCAGGGGTTATCATCTCCCTGATTGCCATGCAGTATTTCAAGAGCCCCGACCACATGCCCATGGAAGGCGTGGAATAA
- a CDS encoding metallophosphoesterase, which translates to MQSVAAYVLLAVVTLLLVWLMLRFRQERRFRRRPFVSPLFRAWQQHIPPTEEPVYRVALVGDMGAVATDGTDPVLRLLQSWVHTAGPASAVVVLGDNVYPTGIPPQHTPARPAAERRLTSQLEVFKGYGGQIVYLSGNHDWNKGRPNGYEYLLRQEELIAEWLPQAQYLPPRGCQGPVTLQLAPHLLLVVLNTQWWVQHGRRPEGAQDGCPTDERTPFQQLLHILRENQHQRIIVAGHHPLYSNAQHGGNFTTRQHMFPLTALHKKAYIPLPILGSLFPLYRSLIGAEEDMAHPRYRHMRRRLLRVLRQFPNLVYAAGHDHNLQYFQRYGSHYLVSGAGSKTAFVQPGGQAAFTHEHKGFFALEYYQNGEVWLRTLEPGAATDNRAEKPEPFRWQLLAAGSLPIYAPPAQASVHAGSAE; encoded by the coding sequence GTGCAATCAGTTGCTGCTTATGTATTGCTGGCCGTCGTCACGCTGTTGCTGGTCTGGCTGATGCTGCGCTTCCGCCAGGAGCGCCGGTTCCGGCGTCGGCCTTTTGTAAGCCCGCTTTTCCGCGCCTGGCAGCAGCATATACCTCCTACTGAAGAGCCGGTATACCGGGTAGCGCTGGTAGGTGATATGGGCGCCGTAGCCACCGATGGCACCGACCCGGTGTTGCGCCTGCTGCAGAGCTGGGTGCATACGGCCGGCCCGGCCAGCGCGGTAGTGGTGCTGGGCGACAATGTGTACCCCACCGGCATTCCGCCCCAGCACACGCCCGCCCGGCCCGCCGCTGAGCGACGCCTGACCAGCCAGCTGGAGGTTTTTAAGGGATACGGCGGCCAGATTGTGTACCTCAGTGGCAACCACGACTGGAACAAAGGCCGCCCCAATGGCTATGAATATCTGCTCCGGCAGGAAGAATTGATAGCCGAATGGCTGCCCCAGGCCCAATATCTGCCCCCACGGGGCTGCCAGGGGCCGGTTACCCTACAGCTGGCGCCGCACCTGCTTCTGGTAGTATTAAACACCCAGTGGTGGGTGCAGCATGGCCGCCGCCCCGAGGGCGCGCAGGATGGCTGCCCTACCGATGAGCGTACGCCCTTCCAGCAGCTGCTGCATATTCTGCGGGAAAATCAGCACCAGCGCATTATTGTGGCCGGGCATCATCCTTTGTATTCTAATGCCCAGCACGGCGGCAATTTCACTACCCGCCAGCACATGTTTCCGCTGACGGCGCTGCACAAGAAAGCCTATATTCCCCTACCCATTCTGGGCTCTCTCTTCCCCCTCTACCGCTCCCTCATTGGTGCCGAGGAAGATATGGCGCACCCCCGCTACCGCCACATGCGGCGGCGCTTGCTGCGCGTACTGCGCCAGTTTCCTAACCTGGTGTATGCCGCCGGCCACGACCACAACCTGCAGTATTTTCAGCGCTACGGCAGCCATTATCTGGTAAGTGGCGCGGGCAGTAAAACCGCTTTCGTTCAGCCCGGGGGCCAGGCTGCCTTTACACACGAGCACAAAGGTTTTTTTGCGTTGGAGTACTATCAAAATGGTGAGGTATGGCTACGCACGCTGGAGCCCGGCGCGGCCACCGATAACAGGGCAGAAAAGCCGGAACCGTTCCGCTGGCAGCTTCTGGCCGCCGGGTCGTTGCCTATATATGCTCCGCCGGCACAGGCGTCAGTACACGCAGGCTCCGCGGAATAA
- a CDS encoding murein L,D-transpeptidase catalytic domain family protein produces MPTVFASLFFSLLSLSTSVSVTATETAFYKPSRGNKGDLSDARRMLYLAAFEEDMVRSYAAAGLTVTGLQPAVYRKALLGYYNLRQRNPASPIRPVLTIIDFSRPSSQKRLWVIDLEHNRLLHHTLVAHGKNTGENMARTFSNRPGSEMSSVGFFLTGPTYTGKHGLSLKLRGMDAAYNSNVTERAVVVHGADYVSEQFVRQHGRLGRSQGCPALPANQSSAIIQDIKRGTVIYAHAPEQVEYSSNWLTIDSALSFYAQQRGLATGS; encoded by the coding sequence ATGCCCACTGTCTTCGCCAGCCTGTTTTTCTCGCTGCTTTCGCTGTCTACTTCCGTATCGGTTACGGCTACGGAAACAGCCTTTTACAAGCCCTCCCGGGGCAACAAAGGCGACCTGAGCGACGCCCGGCGTATGCTGTATCTGGCCGCTTTTGAGGAGGATATGGTGCGCAGCTATGCTGCCGCAGGCTTAACTGTTACTGGTCTGCAGCCCGCAGTATACCGCAAAGCATTATTGGGATACTACAATTTGCGGCAGCGCAACCCGGCTTCTCCCATCCGGCCGGTACTAACAATAATTGATTTCAGCCGCCCCAGCTCGCAAAAGCGCCTGTGGGTAATTGACCTGGAGCACAACCGCCTGCTACACCATACCTTGGTAGCGCACGGCAAGAATACCGGCGAAAACATGGCCCGCACCTTCTCCAACCGGCCAGGCTCGGAGATGAGCAGCGTGGGTTTTTTTCTTACGGGCCCTACCTACACCGGCAAGCACGGCCTTTCCCTCAAGTTGCGCGGCATGGATGCCGCCTACAATTCCAACGTAACGGAGCGGGCAGTAGTAGTGCACGGCGCCGACTATGTAAGCGAGCAGTTTGTGCGGCAGCACGGCCGCCTGGGCCGCAGCCAGGGATGCCCGGCCTTGCCGGCCAACCAGTCCTCGGCTATTATTCAGGATATCAAGCGGGGTACGGTTATCTACGCCCATGCGCCGGAGCAGGTAGAGTATAGCTCCAACTGGCTCACCATAGATTCTGCCCTTTCCTTTTACGCGCAGCAGCGTGGCCTGGCAACCGGCAGTTAA
- a CDS encoding App1 family protein — MASFLNRIGNLAEHIDDLALTARIRLGLLDPLQLVPYRSYGTQERLYVKGRMLADKSLAEPTDTDSRWRNLVNMYQRFESTEIPGAQLSVEPGDGTAHTIVTDDEGYFSLNLTLKSLREPENYLWYPVDIRLVAPPTRIAAPPGGLRATARVLIPPPDAEYGIISDLDDTVIQTSATDILRMARIVLLRNARSRMPFEGVAEFYRALQLGRNGKRNNPFFYVSSSPWNLYDLLDDFLELNEIPAGPILLRDMALAGKQPGEASSHHGHKLKEIDNLLLTYPTLPFVLVGDSGQEDANIYREVVRRHPGRILAIYIRDVQRPDRAAIVEKVSEELRGDKVEMLLVKDTVQAAQHAASAGLIFTETIAAVQEEKEKDQATSEDPTEAQDQGGTKPAPTVEKG, encoded by the coding sequence ATGGCCTCTTTTCTGAACCGTATTGGCAACCTGGCTGAGCATATTGACGATCTGGCCCTGACGGCGCGCATCCGGCTGGGTTTGCTGGACCCATTGCAGCTGGTGCCCTACCGCAGCTACGGCACCCAGGAGCGCCTGTATGTGAAAGGCCGGATGCTGGCTGATAAATCCCTGGCGGAGCCTACCGATACCGATTCCCGGTGGCGCAACCTGGTGAACATGTACCAGCGCTTTGAAAGCACCGAAATACCCGGCGCCCAGCTCAGCGTAGAGCCCGGCGACGGCACCGCCCATACCATAGTTACGGATGATGAAGGGTACTTTTCCTTGAACCTGACACTCAAAAGCCTGCGGGAGCCGGAAAATTATTTGTGGTACCCGGTCGATATTCGTCTGGTAGCGCCGCCAACCCGCATTGCAGCGCCGCCGGGTGGCCTCCGGGCTACGGCCCGGGTGCTCATTCCCCCGCCCGATGCGGAATATGGCATCATCAGCGACCTGGACGACACCGTTATTCAGACCTCCGCTACCGATATTCTGCGCATGGCGCGCATCGTGCTGCTGCGCAATGCCCGCTCACGCATGCCCTTTGAGGGCGTGGCGGAGTTCTACCGGGCGCTGCAGCTGGGACGCAATGGCAAGCGCAACAACCCGTTTTTTTACGTGAGCAGCAGCCCCTGGAATTTATACGATTTACTGGATGACTTTCTGGAGCTTAACGAAATTCCGGCCGGGCCTATTCTGCTGCGCGATATGGCCCTGGCGGGCAAGCAGCCCGGTGAGGCATCCTCCCACCACGGCCATAAACTGAAGGAAATTGATAACCTGCTGCTGACTTACCCCACCCTGCCTTTTGTGCTGGTAGGCGACAGTGGGCAGGAAGACGCCAATATTTACCGCGAGGTGGTACGCCGGCACCCGGGCCGCATTCTGGCCATCTACATCCGGGACGTGCAGCGCCCCGACCGCGCCGCCATTGTGGAAAAAGTATCCGAAGAATTGCGCGGCGACAAGGTGGAAATGCTCCTGGTAAAAGATACCGTGCAGGCCGCCCAACACGCGGCCAGCGCCGGCCTCATCTTCACCGAAACCATAGCTGCCGTGCAGGAAGAGAAAGAAAAAGACCAGGCTACGTCTGAAGATCCTACGGAAGCGCAGGACCAGGGCGGCACCAAACCAGCGCCTACTGTGGAGAAAGGCTAG
- a CDS encoding YybH family protein — translation MKNRVLLFALLLSLVSACITSRPAAMRQDIAKVLSTQTAAWNRGDVAGFMQGYWQSDSLVFIGKKGLTYGWQPTLDNYRRSYPDAAAMGQLTFSNLHIQPLSSTAAHVIGKWHLARPSLGDLEGHFLLVMRRIHGRWVVVADHSS, via the coding sequence ATGAAGAATCGTGTACTGCTTTTTGCCTTGCTGCTCAGCCTGGTCTCCGCCTGCATTACCAGCCGCCCGGCGGCCATGCGGCAGGATATTGCGAAAGTGCTCAGCACCCAAACCGCCGCCTGGAACCGGGGCGACGTAGCGGGCTTTATGCAGGGCTACTGGCAGTCTGATTCTCTGGTGTTCATCGGCAAAAAAGGCCTTACGTACGGCTGGCAGCCCACCCTGGATAACTACCGCCGCAGCTACCCCGATGCCGCGGCCATGGGCCAGCTGACGTTCAGCAACCTGCATATTCAGCCCCTGAGCAGCACCGCAGCCCACGTAATCGGCAAGTGGCATTTAGCGCGCCCCAGCCTCGGCGACCTGGAAGGCCATTTCCTACTGGTGATGCGCCGCATACATGGGCGCTGGGTGGTGGTAGCCGACCACTCCAGCTAG
- a CDS encoding M48 family metalloprotease has protein sequence MRGNLRYLIALVLAGFSFITYYCNRQTNPVTGEEQHVNMSTEDEIALGLKAAPEMAQQYGGLHPDKQAQEAVSRIGQAIVQGSPASRSPYKFNFYLLADEQTINAFALPGGQVFLTAGLLKNLKSEGQVAGVLAHEVGHVIQRHSAEQLAKSQLTQGLAGAAGIAAYDPDRPGGSIANAAIAAAIAKVVSLRFSREDELEADRVGVDYVSDAGYDPRAMLQVMQVLEQAGGGSGPEFMQTHPNPGNREQEIQQEIQEHFPSGVPAGLKP, from the coding sequence ATGAGAGGAAACCTTCGATATCTGATAGCCCTGGTTCTTGCGGGGTTCTCATTTATCACCTACTACTGCAACCGGCAAACCAACCCCGTAACCGGGGAGGAGCAACACGTGAATATGAGTACCGAGGATGAAATTGCCCTCGGCCTGAAAGCCGCCCCGGAAATGGCGCAGCAATACGGCGGCCTGCACCCGGATAAGCAGGCCCAGGAAGCCGTCAGCCGCATTGGGCAGGCTATAGTGCAAGGTTCGCCGGCTTCCCGCTCGCCCTACAAGTTCAACTTTTACCTGCTGGCCGATGAGCAAACCATTAATGCCTTTGCACTGCCCGGCGGGCAGGTTTTCCTGACGGCGGGTCTGCTGAAAAACCTGAAATCGGAAGGACAGGTGGCCGGTGTATTGGCCCACGAAGTAGGCCACGTGATTCAGCGCCACTCGGCGGAGCAGCTGGCCAAATCGCAGCTTACGCAGGGCCTGGCTGGGGCCGCCGGCATTGCCGCCTACGACCCCGACCGCCCCGGCGGCTCCATAGCCAATGCGGCCATTGCCGCCGCTATTGCCAAGGTAGTTTCTCTACGCTTTAGCCGGGAAGATGAACTGGAAGCCGACCGGGTAGGTGTAGATTACGTGAGTGATGCCGGCTACGACCCCCGCGCCATGCTGCAGGTAATGCAGGTGCTGGAGCAGGCCGGCGGCGGCAGCGGCCCCGAGTTCATGCAAACCCACCCTAACCCCGGCAACCGGGAGCAGGAAATTCAGCAGGAAATTCAGGAGCACTTCCCCAGCGGCGTGCCCGCTGGCCTGAAGCCCTAA
- a CDS encoding LON peptidase substrate-binding domain-containing protein: MPRLLPLFPLNLVVFPGEKLNLHIFEPRYRELVHDCLQENITFGIPPFLDNQVQELGTEMRLLDVEKVYLNGEMDIRTQALGLFRVREFYRQAPGKLYAAGKVEDLLDDPTPDEFLKTRITAHIKQLYHALGLHRMFLDLPGGYRTYDIGHHVGFSTEQEYQLLSSTSEQERQELLLEHLEQIVPVVLETERLKERVKLNGHFKNLTPPNF; this comes from the coding sequence ATGCCTCGTTTGCTTCCTCTTTTTCCGCTGAACCTCGTCGTTTTCCCCGGCGAAAAGCTTAACCTCCATATTTTCGAGCCCCGGTACCGGGAGCTGGTGCACGACTGCCTGCAGGAGAACATCACCTTTGGTATTCCGCCTTTCCTGGACAACCAGGTACAGGAGCTAGGTACCGAAATGCGCCTGCTGGACGTGGAAAAAGTGTATCTGAATGGCGAAATGGATATCCGCACCCAGGCGCTGGGGCTATTCCGGGTGCGGGAGTTTTACCGCCAGGCCCCGGGCAAGCTCTACGCCGCCGGTAAAGTGGAGGACCTGCTAGATGACCCCACCCCCGACGAGTTCCTGAAAACGCGAATTACCGCCCATATAAAACAGCTGTACCACGCCCTGGGCCTGCACCGCATGTTCTTGGATTTGCCCGGTGGGTACCGCACCTATGATATTGGGCACCATGTAGGCTTTAGCACGGAGCAGGAGTACCAGCTGCTGAGCTCTACCAGTGAGCAGGAGCGGCAGGAGTTGCTGCTGGAACACCTGGAGCAGATTGTACCCGTGGTGCTGGAAACCGAGCGGCTGAAGGAGCGCGTCAAGCTCAATGGCCATTTCAAAAACCTGACGCCGCCTAATTTCTAA
- a CDS encoding DNA topoisomerase IB, whose translation MPTTAAQPRLKIKKKHLLAEEEAHVLYKNPARQAELAGLRYYNDTHPGLTRRTTRAGNFTYHDARGQKITDEKTLARINGFVIPQAWTDIWIAPTATAHLQVTGRDAKGRKQYIYHPAWDHARSFTKFSRLQAFGEKLADLRQQLHKDLARPQLDKRKVIALVLSLMDQSFIRIGSREYARKNKSYGLTTLRDRHVQVAGADVRFKFVGKKGVAHDVLIQDRKLARLVQKCKEIPGQHLFQYYDKEGNHVEIESGDVNDYLREVTGLSLSAKDFRTWGGTVKMVECLETVINEHPEFPKPKSLKHAVKEVAQNLGNTPTVCSKYYIHPQVIDLFNSDKLLDYLRRHDADPAENDLLTPTEHMVLHMLREMVN comes from the coding sequence ATGCCTACCACTGCTGCCCAACCCCGGCTGAAAATCAAAAAAAAGCATCTTCTGGCCGAGGAAGAGGCCCATGTACTCTATAAAAACCCGGCCCGGCAGGCAGAATTGGCCGGGCTGCGCTATTACAACGATACGCACCCCGGCCTTACCCGCCGCACCACGCGCGCCGGTAATTTCACTTACCATGATGCCAGGGGCCAGAAGATTACGGATGAGAAGACGCTGGCCCGCATCAACGGCTTTGTAATTCCCCAGGCCTGGACGGATATCTGGATTGCGCCCACCGCCACGGCCCACCTGCAGGTAACCGGGCGCGATGCCAAGGGCCGGAAACAGTACATTTACCATCCGGCCTGGGACCATGCGCGCAGCTTTACCAAGTTCAGCCGCTTGCAGGCCTTCGGCGAAAAGCTGGCCGACCTGCGCCAGCAGCTACACAAAGACCTGGCCCGCCCGCAGCTGGACAAGCGCAAGGTTATTGCCCTGGTGCTGTCGCTCATGGATCAGTCCTTCATCCGGATTGGCAGCCGCGAGTATGCCCGCAAAAACAAAAGCTACGGCCTCACCACCCTCCGCGACCGGCACGTGCAGGTGGCGGGCGCCGATGTGCGCTTTAAATTTGTAGGTAAGAAAGGCGTAGCCCACGATGTCCTGATTCAGGACCGAAAGCTGGCCCGCCTGGTGCAGAAGTGCAAGGAAATTCCCGGCCAACACCTGTTTCAGTACTATGATAAGGAAGGCAACCACGTGGAAATAGAATCCGGCGACGTGAACGACTACCTACGCGAAGTAACCGGCCTGAGCCTCTCCGCCAAGGACTTCCGCACCTGGGGCGGTACCGTTAAAATGGTGGAATGCCTGGAAACGGTAATAAACGAACACCCGGAGTTTCCCAAGCCCAAATCCTTAAAACACGCCGTAAAGGAAGTAGCCCAAAACCTGGGCAATACGCCCACCGTGTGCTCTAAATACTATATCCATCCGCAGGTGATAGACCTGTTTAACTCCGATAAGCTCCTGGATTACCTGCGCCGCCACGATGCCGACCCCGCGGAAAACGACCTACTCACGCCCACCGAGCACATGGTGCTGCACATGCTGCGGGAGATGGTGAATTAG
- a CDS encoding diacylglycerol/lipid kinase family protein has protein sequence MLFKSVLFVLNPISGDIEKEGLEQKITAYCTAHGREASFFHTRGQNDLAELRRHLQQQKPGAVFAAGGDGTVSLVAEALTGTDTPLGILPLGSGNGLSKDLQIPQDPELALRLIWAHEVRVIDTLRVGGHFSAHLADLGFNALVVERFSSGDTRGPGAYVRIAMQEYLSYEPAEFVIETDQESFAGKAFMLTVANANTFGSNVVINPDRRMDDGQFEICVIEPFPAAAAPGILYRLYTDSFDASVYTRRLSCRRARVWLPGQTEALVQIDGEAMSLPTPIEIEIIPRSLRVLTPVPAEHI, from the coding sequence GTGCTATTTAAGTCCGTGCTGTTTGTGCTCAATCCCATTTCCGGGGATATTGAAAAGGAGGGACTGGAGCAGAAAATTACTGCTTACTGCACGGCGCATGGCCGCGAAGCCAGCTTCTTCCATACCCGTGGTCAGAACGACCTGGCGGAACTTCGCCGGCACCTGCAGCAGCAAAAGCCCGGAGCCGTATTTGCCGCCGGCGGCGATGGTACCGTCAGCCTGGTAGCCGAAGCCCTGACCGGTACGGATACCCCATTGGGGATACTGCCCCTGGGTTCCGGAAACGGCCTTTCCAAAGACCTGCAGATTCCGCAGGACCCCGAGCTGGCCCTGCGCCTTATCTGGGCGCATGAGGTGCGGGTGATAGATACGCTGCGGGTTGGCGGGCACTTCTCCGCGCACTTGGCTGATTTAGGGTTTAACGCGCTGGTAGTGGAGCGCTTTTCCAGCGGCGACACCCGCGGCCCGGGTGCTTATGTGCGCATTGCCATGCAGGAGTACCTGAGCTATGAGCCAGCGGAGTTTGTTATTGAAACCGACCAGGAATCTTTTGCAGGCAAGGCTTTTATGCTGACGGTAGCCAATGCCAATACGTTCGGTAGCAATGTGGTCATCAACCCCGACCGCCGCATGGACGATGGGCAGTTCGAAATCTGTGTAATTGAGCCTTTTCCGGCCGCCGCCGCCCCCGGTATTCTCTACCGGCTGTACACCGACAGCTTTGATGCTTCAGTGTATACCCGCCGCCTGAGCTGCCGCCGGGCCCGGGTGTGGCTGCCCGGCCAGACGGAAGCCCTGGTGCAGATAGACGGGGAGGCCATGAGCCTGCCTACTCCCATCGAAATTGAAATTATTCCGCGGAGCCTGCGTGTACTGACGCCTGTGCCGGCGGAGCATATATAG
- a CDS encoding M48 family metalloprotease, protein MLKILRTPYLMLALAASLGASSCSKDANGDRLFFSVEDDKALGEKVAHETDSTYTAKGQLLLRTDTKNQRAYQLLDGVVNRVLNSGELTYRNEFPWDVKIIKDDNIQNAFATPGGHIYVYTGLIKFLDNESQLAGVLGHEIAHADRRHTSKALQQQYGISVLLSLVLGENPNQLAEIAAGLGQLKFSRDYEREADDYSVVYLNKTTYACDGAAGFFIKAQAEGTASQPEFLSTHPDPGSRIEAIETKADQLNCKGRTVDNNNFEELKRIL, encoded by the coding sequence ATGCTTAAAATATTGCGTACCCCATATTTAATGCTGGCCCTGGCAGCTTCCCTGGGTGCCTCGTCCTGCTCGAAGGATGCCAACGGCGACCGGCTGTTTTTCTCCGTGGAAGACGACAAGGCCCTGGGCGAAAAAGTAGCGCACGAAACCGACTCTACTTATACTGCCAAAGGCCAGCTGCTGCTGCGCACCGATACCAAGAATCAGCGGGCCTATCAGCTGCTGGATGGGGTTGTAAACCGGGTATTGAACTCCGGCGAGCTGACTTACCGGAACGAGTTTCCCTGGGATGTTAAAATCATCAAAGACGATAACATCCAGAATGCCTTTGCTACTCCCGGCGGCCATATTTACGTGTACACCGGCCTGATTAAATTCCTGGATAATGAAAGCCAGCTGGCCGGCGTGCTGGGCCACGAAATTGCCCACGCCGACCGTCGCCACACCTCTAAAGCACTGCAGCAGCAATACGGCATTTCGGTGCTGCTGAGCCTGGTGCTGGGCGAAAACCCCAACCAGCTGGCTGAAATTGCCGCCGGTCTGGGCCAGCTGAAATTCAGCCGCGACTATGAGCGGGAAGCCGACGACTACTCCGTGGTGTACCTGAACAAAACCACCTACGCCTGCGACGGCGCCGCCGGCTTCTTTATTAAGGCGCAAGCTGAGGGCACGGCCAGTCAGCCGGAGTTCCTGAGCACCCACCCCGACCCCGGCAGCCGCATTGAGGCCATTGAAACCAAAGCCGACCAGCTGAACTGCAAAGGCCGCACCGTAGACAACAACAACTTTGAAGAGCTGAAGCGCATACTGTAA